A genomic segment from Luteibacter aegosomatis encodes:
- a CDS encoding paraquat-inducible protein A, whose amino-acid sequence MDKAPSLIVCEHCDTVYRRQPLARGEVARCAVCDAVLERHQWLGVDAQFALVLTGLIVFVIANVSPIVSLSLSGMTADTTLWGAVIAMWNDGAQIVAVLTALTLFFFPLAQILMHGWVLWFARSGLRAPGFRQAMSALVRVKPWSMIEVFMLGVLVSVVKAHTYFDVVPGPGIWAFGVLTVLVTVFASHDPRNLWDVTREIRT is encoded by the coding sequence ATGGACAAGGCTCCCTCCCTGATCGTCTGCGAACACTGCGATACCGTGTACCGGCGGCAGCCCCTCGCCCGTGGCGAGGTCGCCCGGTGCGCCGTCTGCGATGCCGTGCTGGAGCGCCACCAGTGGCTCGGCGTGGACGCGCAGTTCGCCCTGGTACTCACCGGGCTCATCGTCTTCGTGATCGCCAACGTCTCGCCCATCGTCAGCCTGAGCCTTTCCGGCATGACGGCCGACACGACGCTCTGGGGAGCCGTCATCGCCATGTGGAACGACGGCGCGCAGATCGTGGCCGTGCTCACGGCGCTCACCCTGTTCTTCTTCCCCCTGGCGCAGATCCTCATGCATGGCTGGGTGCTGTGGTTCGCCCGCTCCGGGCTGCGGGCGCCGGGATTCCGCCAGGCCATGTCCGCGCTGGTACGGGTCAAGCCCTGGAGCATGATCGAGGTCTTCATGCTCGGCGTGCTGGTATCGGTGGTGAAGGCGCATACGTATTTCGACGTGGTGCCCGGGCCCGGCATCTGGGCGTTCGGCGTGCTCACCGTGCTGGTCACGGTGTTCGCCAGCCACGATCCGCGCAACCTATGGGACGTGACCCGGGAGATCCGTACGTGA
- a CDS encoding paraquat-inducible protein A has product MSELPRARELGMMGCHVCRLVTAYTDDPKARCPRCHSPLHVRKHASLARSWALLITAAIFYIPANAFPIMRTQSLFDKDDNTILSGIVELWRAGSPDLAVIVFTASIVVPVLKFLILGYLLVSVQRASEWGARRRAKLYRFVELVGYWSMLDVFVVAILSALVHFKVLSRVEPLPGVVYFGMVVVFTMLAAMSFDPRLIWDKRKSR; this is encoded by the coding sequence GTGAGCGAACTGCCAAGGGCGCGTGAACTGGGCATGATGGGTTGCCACGTGTGCCGCCTGGTCACGGCCTACACCGACGATCCCAAGGCGCGCTGCCCGCGTTGCCACAGCCCCTTGCACGTGCGCAAGCATGCGAGCCTGGCGCGGTCGTGGGCGCTGCTGATCACGGCGGCCATTTTCTACATCCCGGCCAACGCGTTTCCGATCATGCGAACGCAGAGCCTGTTCGACAAGGACGACAACACGATCCTGAGCGGCATCGTGGAGCTGTGGCGGGCCGGATCCCCCGACCTGGCCGTCATCGTCTTCACGGCGAGCATCGTGGTGCCCGTGCTCAAATTCCTCATCCTGGGCTACCTGCTGGTGTCGGTGCAGCGGGCGAGCGAATGGGGCGCGCGTCGGCGCGCGAAGCTCTATCGGTTCGTGGAGCTGGTGGGCTACTGGTCGATGCTCGACGTCTTCGTCGTCGCGATCCTCTCCGCGCTGGTCCATTTCAAGGTGCTGTCCCGCGTCGAGCCGCTGCCCGGCGTGGTGTATTTCGGCATGGTCGTCGTATTCACGATGCTGGCGGCCATGAGTTTCGACCCCAGGCTGATCTGGGACAAAAGGAAATCTCGATGA